The following coding sequences are from one Carassius gibelio isolate Cgi1373 ecotype wild population from Czech Republic chromosome B7, carGib1.2-hapl.c, whole genome shotgun sequence window:
- the nfx1 gene encoding transcriptional repressor NF-X1 isoform X3 has product MAEASVTDTSKLNPESAEFVPQAKTTQPYSRRSYRQQHHTQDWRAQHVRPHHHIRPSDETKLSQDESDNPDNNALLPPELPIRGDVRGRGRGGRQRGGRGDVRRINDRHAPSERWTKPGSDNDSSGWEHRACDRERPNSPTSNRSTDEDKKERSAVEANVRVSYQASRRKQINKARADRSIKEPQPKDQVENRENQADAGVTRPAAVHEHPEPEQRNFKGWRGGDRRMQPSSWRKGPAPSHGIEGNWREREPAQIREEERRGVEDEGRRHEESSRNRGAARGEERRGAEDEGRRHEESSRNRGAARGEERRGAEDESRRHEESSRNRGAARGEERRGAEDEGRRQEESSRNRGAVRDRGAVRGEERRGVEDEGRRHEESSRTRGAVRGEERRGVEDEGRRHEESSRTRGAVRGEERRGVEDESRRHEESSRTRGAARDRGAVRGEERRGVEDEGGRHEESSRNRGAARGEERRGVEDESRRHEESSRNRGAARGKRPLIQNPGSRRGAGPERRTGLVKHVEPPKSKETQTGCLIEQLTEEKYECMVCCEVIRVMAPVWSCQSCYHVFHLNCIKKWARSPASQADDGSEGWRCPACQHVALKAPNAYSCFCGKVTNPEFQRTEIPHSCGDMCGKKRSGGECNHPCNILCHPGPCPQCPAFITKSCICGKMRKQVRCSQTGPLLCEEVCGAPLNCSEHFCAQVCHSGPCQPCQLRVQQACFCGVAFREVACGTDREKFDGSGHFSCCKPCGKMLDCQSHRCQQICHPGQCQSCPLSPKLVHSCSCGQTLLSKLLEFGYPERKSCTDPIPSCGKTCNKPLPCGDGDSVHLCEKLCHEDSCGPCSLTSSIKCRCGSNSKEVPCAAIQTEQDMVFTCEKRCNKKRSCGRHKCGELCCVDVEHKCSMICGYKLNCGLHRCQDLCHRGNCQPCWQTSFDELACYCGETVLFPPIPCGTRPPECKNLCTRSHDCDHPVFHSCHSEERCPPCTYLTKKWCMGNHEQRSNIPCHLQDISCGLVCDKLLPCGSHHCKKICHRGECQAEGECKQPCTHPRASCGHPCAAPCHPGTPCPPTICSAKVALQCDCGRKKETVPCADAASSYQRYAAIAVASKLSDMQLGESVDIGPLTKKEQRKARLECDQECAALERNRRLAEALQIDLSVDPFNKSASSKYSDSLKEDARKDFKFVSEIEEEIKNLVELVNKGKQPKRSHCFPPMKREHLRIIHELAEAYGVETVSYDSEPKRNVVVTAVRGKSVCPNTSLAALIERETVSRAPPPIAHIKQHTSKADNSNAWMNQSKEEPTIDYFDVQD; this is encoded by the exons TCAGGATGGGAACACAGAGCTTGTGACCGTGAGCGACCCAACTCACCCACTTCTAATAGATCCACAGATGAGGATAAGAAAGAAAGATCAGCTGTGGAAGCCAATGTAAGAGTGTCTTATCAAGCTAGCCGACGTAAACAGATCAATAAAGCAAGAGCAGATAGATCGATAAAGGAGCCTCAGCCCAAGGACCAAGTGGAGAACCGGGAAAACCAGGCTGATGCAGGAGTCACAAGGCCTGCAGCAGTTCATGAACATCCAGAGCCTGAGCAGAGGAACTTTAAGGGTTGGAGAGGTGGAGATCGCCGCATGCAGCCCAGTTCCTGGAGGAAAGGTCCGGCCCCTAGCCATGGGATTGAGGGTAACTGGAGAGAAAGAGAACCTGCTCAGatcagagaggaggagaggagag gtgtaGAAGATGAGGGCAGAAGACACGAGGAGTCCAGCAGGAACAGAGGAGCTGcgagaggggaggagaggagaggtgcaGAAGATGAGGGCAGAAGACATGAAGAGTCCAGCAGGAACAGAGGAGCTGcgagaggggaggagaggagaggtgcaGAAGATGAGAGCAGAAGACACGAGGAGTCCAGCAGGAACAGAGGAGCTGcgagaggggaggagaggagaggtgcaGAAGATGAGGGCAGAAGACAAGAGgagtccagcagaaacagaggagCTGTGAGAGACAGAGGAGCTGtgagaggggaggagaggagag gtgtaGAAGATGAGGGCAGAAGACACGAGGAGTCCAGCAGAACCAGAGGAGCTGtgagaggggaggagaggagaggtgtaGAAGATGAGGGCAGAAGACACGAGGAGTCCAGCAGAACCAGAGGAGCTGtgagaggggaggagaggagaggtgtaGAAGATGAGAGCAGAAGACACGAGGAGTCCAGCAGAACCAGAGGAGCTGCGAGAGACAGAGGAGCTGTGAggggggaggagaggagaggtgtaGAAGATGAGGGAGGAAGACACGAGgagtccagcagaaacagaggagCTGcaagaggggaggagaggagag gtgtaGAAGATGAGAGCAGAAGACACGAGgagtccagcagaaacagaggagCTGCGAGAGGGAAAAGGCCACTAATACAGAATCCAGGGTCGAGGAGAGGAGCAGGTCCAGAGCGACGGACCGGACTGGTGAAGCACGTGGAGCCTCCCAAAAGCAAAGAAACCCAGACAG gttGTCTAATTGAGCAGCTGACGGAGGAGAAGTATGAGTGTATGGTCTGTTGTGAAGTGATTCGGGTCATGGCTCCAGTTTGGAGCTGTCAGAGCTGTTACCACGTATTTCACCTTAACTGCATCAAGAAATGGGCTCGCTCCCCAGCATCTCAAGCTGATG ATGGCAGTGAAGGTTGGCGTTGTCCTGCATGCCAGCATGTGGCTCTCAAAGCCCCTAATGCATACTCCTGCTTCTGTG GAAAGGTGACCAATCCTGAGTTTCAGCGCACTGAGATCCCTCATAGCTGTGGAGATATGTGTGGGAAAAAGCGGAGTGGAGGGGAATGCAATCACCCCTGTAACAT CTTGTGCCATCCTGGGCCCTGCCCACAGTGTCCAGCTTTTATCACAAAGTCCTGCATTTGTGGTAAAATGAG AAAGCAGGTTCGTTGCAGTCAGACAGGACCTCTGCTTTGTGAGGAGGTCTGTGGAGCTCCTCTGAACTGCTCCGAGCACTTCTGTGCCCAGGTGTGCCATTCAGGGCCATGCCAACCCTGTCAACTTCGTGTTCAGCAAG CCTGCTTCTGTGGAGTGGCATTCAGGGAGGTGGCGTGTGGGACTGATCGGGAAAAGTTTGATGGATCAGGACATTTCTCCTGTTGCAAGCCCTGTGGAAA GATGCTTGACTGCCAGTCCCATCGCTGTCAGCAGATCTGCCATCCTGGGCAGTGTCAGTCATGTCCACTCAGCCCCAAGCTGGTGCACAGTTGTTCATGTGGACAGACTTTATTATCTAAGCTTCTGGAGTTTGGCTATCCAGAGAGAAAGAGCTGTACTGACCCGATCCCCTCCTGTGGCAAGACCTGCAACAAGCCGCTGCCATGTGGAGATGGTG ATTCTGTCCACTTGTGTGAAAAGCTCTGCCATGAGGACAGCTGTGGCCCGTGCTCTTTGACCTCATCTATTAAATGCAGATGTGGCAGCAACAGCAAG GAAGTTCCTTGTGCGGCCATTCAGACTGAAC AAGACATGGTGTTTACGTGTGAGAAACGCTGCAACAAGAAGCGCTCCTGCGGCAGGCACAAGTGTGGAGAGTTGTGTTGTGTG GATGTGGAGCATAAGTGCTCAATGATTTGTGGTTACAAACTCAATTGCGGTCTTCACCGATGCCAGGACCTTTGTCACCGTGGGAACTGCCAGCCTTGTTGGCAAACTA GTTTTGATGAGTTGGCGTGCTACTGTGGGGAGACTGTGCTCTTCCCGCCCATCCCTTGTGGAACGAGACCTCCTGAATGTAAAAACTTATGTACCCGAAGTCATGATTGTGATCATCCAG TGTTCCATTCATGCCATAGTGAGGAGAGATGTCCTCCCTGTACCTACCTCACCAAGAAGTGGTGCATGGGTAATCATGAG CAAAGGAGTAATATCCCATGCCACCTGCAGGACATCTCGTGTGGTTTAGTGTGTGACAAGCTCTTACCCTGTGGTTCTCATCACTGTAAGAAAATATGTCACCGTGGGGAATGCCAGGCAGAGGGAGAGTGTAAGCAGCCATGCACTCACCCTAGAGCTAGCTGTGGACACCCCTGTGCTGCTCCGTGCCACCCAGGCACCCCCTGTCCACCCACCATCTGCAGTGCCAAG GTGGCACTGCAGTGTGACTGTGGCCGAAAGAAAGAGACCGTTCCTTGTGCTGATGCAGCCAGTTCCTACCAAAG ATATGCAGCTATTGCCGTTGCCAGTAAGCTGTCAGATATGCAGCTGGGAGAGTCCGTTGACATTGGACCGCTCACAAAGAAAGAGCAGAGAAAGGCCAG GTTGGAGTGTGATCAAGAATGTGCTGCACTGGAGAGGAACAG GCGGCTGGCTGAGGCCCTGCAGATTGATCTGTCAGTGGATCCCTTCAACAAGTCGGCGTCTTCCAAATATAGTGACTCTCTGAAAGAAGATGCAAG gaaAGATTTCAAGTTTGTTAGTGAAATTGAAGAGGAGATTAAGAATTTAGTTGAACTGGTCAACAAG ggtaAACAGCCTAAGAGGAGTCACTGTTTTCCACCTATGAAGCGCGAACATCTGAGAATTATCCATGAGCTAGCGGAGGCATATGGTGTGGAAACCGTCAGCTATGATAGCGAACCCAAGCGCAATGTTGTGGTTACTGCCGTCAG GGGGAAATCAGTGTGTCCTAACACCAGTCTGGCTGCTTTGATTGAAAGGGAAACTGTTTCCAGAGCTCCTCCTCCTATTGCCCACATCAAACAACACACAAGCAA GGCCGACAATAGTAATGCTTGGATGAATCAATCTAAAGAGGAGCCCACAATTGATTATTTTGATGTGCAGGATTGA
- the nfx1 gene encoding transcriptional repressor NF-X1 isoform X22 has translation MAEASVTDTSKLNPESAEFVPQAKTTQPYSRRSYRQQHHTQDWRAQHVRPHHHIRPSDETKLSQDESDNPDNNALLPPELPIRGDVRGRGRGGRQRGGRGDVRRINDRHAPSERWTKPGSDNDSSGWEHRACDRERPNSPTSNRSTDEDKKERSAVEANVRVSYQASRRKQINKARADRSIKEPQPKDQVENRENQADAGVTRPAAVHEHPEPEQRNFKGWRGGDRRMQPSSWRKGPAPSHGIEGNWREREPAQIREEERRGVEDEGRRHEESSRNRGAARGEERRGAEDEGRRHEESSRNRGAARGEERRGAEDESRRHEESSRNRGAARGEERRGAEDEGRRQEESSRNRGAVRDRGAVRGEERRGVEDESRRHEESSRTRGAVRGEERRGVEDEGGRHEESSRNRGAARGEERRGVEDESRRHEESSRNRGAARGKRPLIQNPGSRRGAGPERRTGLVKHVEPPKSKETQTGCLIEQLTEEKYECMVCCEVIRVMAPVWSCQSCYHVFHLNCIKKWARSPASQADDGSEGWRCPACQHVALKAPNAYSCFCGKVTNPEFQRTEIPHSCGDMCGKKRSGGECNHPCNILCHPGPCPQCPAFITKSCICGKMRKQVRCSQTGPLLCEEVCGAPLNCSEHFCAQVCHSGPCQPCQLRVQQACFCGVAFREVACGTDREKFDGSGHFSCCKPCGKMLDCQSHRCQQICHPGQCQSCPLSPKLVHSCSCGQTLLSKLLEFGYPERKSCTDPIPSCGKTCNKPLPCGDGDSVHLCEKLCHEDSCGPCSLTSSIKCRCGSNSKEVPCAAIQTEQDMVFTCEKRCNKKRSCGRHKCGELCCVDVEHKCSMICGYKLNCGLHRCQDLCHRGNCQPCWQTSFDELACYCGETVLFPPIPCGTRPPECKNLCTRSHDCDHPVFHSCHSEERCPPCTYLTKKWCMGNHEQRSNIPCHLQDISCGLVCDKLLPCGSHHCKKICHRGECQAEGECKQPCTHPRASCGHPCAAPCHPGTPCPPTICSAKVALQCDCGRKKETVPCADAASSYQRYAAIAVASKLSDMQLGESVDIGPLTKKEQRKARLECDQECAALERNRRLAEALQIDLSVDPFNKSASSKYSDSLKEDARKDFKFVSEIEEEIKNLVELVNKGKQPKRSHCFPPMKREHLRIIHELAEAYGVETVSYDSEPKRNVVVTAVRGKSVCPNTSLAALIERETVSRAPPPIAHIKQHTSKADNSNAWMNQSKEEPTIDYFDVQD, from the exons TCAGGATGGGAACACAGAGCTTGTGACCGTGAGCGACCCAACTCACCCACTTCTAATAGATCCACAGATGAGGATAAGAAAGAAAGATCAGCTGTGGAAGCCAATGTAAGAGTGTCTTATCAAGCTAGCCGACGTAAACAGATCAATAAAGCAAGAGCAGATAGATCGATAAAGGAGCCTCAGCCCAAGGACCAAGTGGAGAACCGGGAAAACCAGGCTGATGCAGGAGTCACAAGGCCTGCAGCAGTTCATGAACATCCAGAGCCTGAGCAGAGGAACTTTAAGGGTTGGAGAGGTGGAGATCGCCGCATGCAGCCCAGTTCCTGGAGGAAAGGTCCGGCCCCTAGCCATGGGATTGAGGGTAACTGGAGAGAAAGAGAACCTGCTCAGatcagagaggaggagaggagag gtgtaGAAGATGAGGGCAGAAGACACGAGGAGTCCAGCAGGAACAGAGGAGCTGcgagaggggaggagaggagaggtgcaGAAGATGAGGGCAGAAGACATGAAGAGTCCAGCAGGAACAGAGGAGCTGcgagaggggaggagaggagaggtgcaGAAGATGAGAGCAGAAGACACGAGGAGTCCAGCAGGAACAGAGGAGCTGcgagaggggaggagaggagaggtgcaGAAGATGAGGGCAGAAGACAAGAGgagtccagcagaaacagaggagCTGTGAGAGACAGAGGAGCTGtgagaggggaggagaggagaggtgtaGAAGATGAGAGCAGAAGACACGAGGAGTCCAGCAGAACCAGAGGAGCTGtgagaggggaggagaggagag gtgtaGAAGATGAGGGAGGAAGACACGAGgagtccagcagaaacagaggagCTGcaagaggggaggagaggagag gtgtaGAAGATGAGAGCAGAAGACACGAGgagtccagcagaaacagaggagCTGCGAGAGGGAAAAGGCCACTAATACAGAATCCAGGGTCGAGGAGAGGAGCAGGTCCAGAGCGACGGACCGGACTGGTGAAGCACGTGGAGCCTCCCAAAAGCAAAGAAACCCAGACAG gttGTCTAATTGAGCAGCTGACGGAGGAGAAGTATGAGTGTATGGTCTGTTGTGAAGTGATTCGGGTCATGGCTCCAGTTTGGAGCTGTCAGAGCTGTTACCACGTATTTCACCTTAACTGCATCAAGAAATGGGCTCGCTCCCCAGCATCTCAAGCTGATG ATGGCAGTGAAGGTTGGCGTTGTCCTGCATGCCAGCATGTGGCTCTCAAAGCCCCTAATGCATACTCCTGCTTCTGTG GAAAGGTGACCAATCCTGAGTTTCAGCGCACTGAGATCCCTCATAGCTGTGGAGATATGTGTGGGAAAAAGCGGAGTGGAGGGGAATGCAATCACCCCTGTAACAT CTTGTGCCATCCTGGGCCCTGCCCACAGTGTCCAGCTTTTATCACAAAGTCCTGCATTTGTGGTAAAATGAG AAAGCAGGTTCGTTGCAGTCAGACAGGACCTCTGCTTTGTGAGGAGGTCTGTGGAGCTCCTCTGAACTGCTCCGAGCACTTCTGTGCCCAGGTGTGCCATTCAGGGCCATGCCAACCCTGTCAACTTCGTGTTCAGCAAG CCTGCTTCTGTGGAGTGGCATTCAGGGAGGTGGCGTGTGGGACTGATCGGGAAAAGTTTGATGGATCAGGACATTTCTCCTGTTGCAAGCCCTGTGGAAA GATGCTTGACTGCCAGTCCCATCGCTGTCAGCAGATCTGCCATCCTGGGCAGTGTCAGTCATGTCCACTCAGCCCCAAGCTGGTGCACAGTTGTTCATGTGGACAGACTTTATTATCTAAGCTTCTGGAGTTTGGCTATCCAGAGAGAAAGAGCTGTACTGACCCGATCCCCTCCTGTGGCAAGACCTGCAACAAGCCGCTGCCATGTGGAGATGGTG ATTCTGTCCACTTGTGTGAAAAGCTCTGCCATGAGGACAGCTGTGGCCCGTGCTCTTTGACCTCATCTATTAAATGCAGATGTGGCAGCAACAGCAAG GAAGTTCCTTGTGCGGCCATTCAGACTGAAC AAGACATGGTGTTTACGTGTGAGAAACGCTGCAACAAGAAGCGCTCCTGCGGCAGGCACAAGTGTGGAGAGTTGTGTTGTGTG GATGTGGAGCATAAGTGCTCAATGATTTGTGGTTACAAACTCAATTGCGGTCTTCACCGATGCCAGGACCTTTGTCACCGTGGGAACTGCCAGCCTTGTTGGCAAACTA GTTTTGATGAGTTGGCGTGCTACTGTGGGGAGACTGTGCTCTTCCCGCCCATCCCTTGTGGAACGAGACCTCCTGAATGTAAAAACTTATGTACCCGAAGTCATGATTGTGATCATCCAG TGTTCCATTCATGCCATAGTGAGGAGAGATGTCCTCCCTGTACCTACCTCACCAAGAAGTGGTGCATGGGTAATCATGAG CAAAGGAGTAATATCCCATGCCACCTGCAGGACATCTCGTGTGGTTTAGTGTGTGACAAGCTCTTACCCTGTGGTTCTCATCACTGTAAGAAAATATGTCACCGTGGGGAATGCCAGGCAGAGGGAGAGTGTAAGCAGCCATGCACTCACCCTAGAGCTAGCTGTGGACACCCCTGTGCTGCTCCGTGCCACCCAGGCACCCCCTGTCCACCCACCATCTGCAGTGCCAAG GTGGCACTGCAGTGTGACTGTGGCCGAAAGAAAGAGACCGTTCCTTGTGCTGATGCAGCCAGTTCCTACCAAAG ATATGCAGCTATTGCCGTTGCCAGTAAGCTGTCAGATATGCAGCTGGGAGAGTCCGTTGACATTGGACCGCTCACAAAGAAAGAGCAGAGAAAGGCCAG GTTGGAGTGTGATCAAGAATGTGCTGCACTGGAGAGGAACAG GCGGCTGGCTGAGGCCCTGCAGATTGATCTGTCAGTGGATCCCTTCAACAAGTCGGCGTCTTCCAAATATAGTGACTCTCTGAAAGAAGATGCAAG gaaAGATTTCAAGTTTGTTAGTGAAATTGAAGAGGAGATTAAGAATTTAGTTGAACTGGTCAACAAG ggtaAACAGCCTAAGAGGAGTCACTGTTTTCCACCTATGAAGCGCGAACATCTGAGAATTATCCATGAGCTAGCGGAGGCATATGGTGTGGAAACCGTCAGCTATGATAGCGAACCCAAGCGCAATGTTGTGGTTACTGCCGTCAG GGGGAAATCAGTGTGTCCTAACACCAGTCTGGCTGCTTTGATTGAAAGGGAAACTGTTTCCAGAGCTCCTCCTCCTATTGCCCACATCAAACAACACACAAGCAA GGCCGACAATAGTAATGCTTGGATGAATCAATCTAAAGAGGAGCCCACAATTGATTATTTTGATGTGCAGGATTGA
- the nfx1 gene encoding transcriptional repressor NF-X1 isoform X14, whose translation MAEASVTDTSKLNPESAEFVPQAKTTQPYSRRSYRQQHHTQDWRAQHVRPHHHIRPSDETKLSQDESDNPDNNALLPPELPIRGDVRGRGRGGRQRGGRGDVRRINDRHAPSERWTKPGSDNDSSGWEHRACDRERPNSPTSNRSTDEDKKERSAVEANVRVSYQASRRKQINKARADRSIKEPQPKDQVENRENQADAGVTRPAAVHEHPEPEQRNFKGWRGGDRRMQPSSWRKGPAPSHGIEGNWREREPAQIREEERRGVEDEGRRHEESSRNRGAARGEERRGAEDEGRRHEESSRNRGAARGEERRGAEDESRRHEESSRNRGAARGEERRGAEDEGRRQEESSRNRGAVRDRGAVRGEERRGVEDESRRHEESSRTRGAVRGEERRGVEDEGRRHEESSRTRGAVRGEERRGVEDEGGRHEESSRNRGAARGEERRGVEDESRRHEESSRNRGAARGKRPLIQNPGSRRGAGPERRTGLVKHVEPPKSKETQTGCLIEQLTEEKYECMVCCEVIRVMAPVWSCQSCYHVFHLNCIKKWARSPASQADDGSEGWRCPACQHVALKAPNAYSCFCGKVTNPEFQRTEIPHSCGDMCGKKRSGGECNHPCNILCHPGPCPQCPAFITKSCICGKMRKQVRCSQTGPLLCEEVCGAPLNCSEHFCAQVCHSGPCQPCQLRVQQACFCGVAFREVACGTDREKFDGSGHFSCCKPCGKMLDCQSHRCQQICHPGQCQSCPLSPKLVHSCSCGQTLLSKLLEFGYPERKSCTDPIPSCGKTCNKPLPCGDGDSVHLCEKLCHEDSCGPCSLTSSIKCRCGSNSKEVPCAAIQTEQDMVFTCEKRCNKKRSCGRHKCGELCCVDVEHKCSMICGYKLNCGLHRCQDLCHRGNCQPCWQTSFDELACYCGETVLFPPIPCGTRPPECKNLCTRSHDCDHPVFHSCHSEERCPPCTYLTKKWCMGNHEQRSNIPCHLQDISCGLVCDKLLPCGSHHCKKICHRGECQAEGECKQPCTHPRASCGHPCAAPCHPGTPCPPTICSAKVALQCDCGRKKETVPCADAASSYQRYAAIAVASKLSDMQLGESVDIGPLTKKEQRKARLECDQECAALERNRRLAEALQIDLSVDPFNKSASSKYSDSLKEDARKDFKFVSEIEEEIKNLVELVNKGKQPKRSHCFPPMKREHLRIIHELAEAYGVETVSYDSEPKRNVVVTAVRGKSVCPNTSLAALIERETVSRAPPPIAHIKQHTSKADNSNAWMNQSKEEPTIDYFDVQD comes from the exons TCAGGATGGGAACACAGAGCTTGTGACCGTGAGCGACCCAACTCACCCACTTCTAATAGATCCACAGATGAGGATAAGAAAGAAAGATCAGCTGTGGAAGCCAATGTAAGAGTGTCTTATCAAGCTAGCCGACGTAAACAGATCAATAAAGCAAGAGCAGATAGATCGATAAAGGAGCCTCAGCCCAAGGACCAAGTGGAGAACCGGGAAAACCAGGCTGATGCAGGAGTCACAAGGCCTGCAGCAGTTCATGAACATCCAGAGCCTGAGCAGAGGAACTTTAAGGGTTGGAGAGGTGGAGATCGCCGCATGCAGCCCAGTTCCTGGAGGAAAGGTCCGGCCCCTAGCCATGGGATTGAGGGTAACTGGAGAGAAAGAGAACCTGCTCAGatcagagaggaggagaggagag gtgtaGAAGATGAGGGCAGAAGACACGAGGAGTCCAGCAGGAACAGAGGAGCTGcgagaggggaggagaggagaggtgcaGAAGATGAGGGCAGAAGACATGAAGAGTCCAGCAGGAACAGAGGAGCTGcgagaggggaggagaggagaggtgcaGAAGATGAGAGCAGAAGACACGAGGAGTCCAGCAGGAACAGAGGAGCTGcgagaggggaggagaggagaggtgcaGAAGATGAGGGCAGAAGACAAGAGgagtccagcagaaacagaggagCTGTGAGAGACAGAGGAGCTGtgagaggggaggagaggagaggtgtaGAAGATGAGAGCAGAAGACACGAGGAGTCCAGCAGAACCAGAGGAGCTGtgagaggggaggagaggagaggtgtaGAAGATGAGGGCAGAAGACACGAGGAGTCCAGCAGAACCAGAGGAGCTGtgagaggggaggagaggagag gtgtaGAAGATGAGGGAGGAAGACACGAGgagtccagcagaaacagaggagCTGcaagaggggaggagaggagag gtgtaGAAGATGAGAGCAGAAGACACGAGgagtccagcagaaacagaggagCTGCGAGAGGGAAAAGGCCACTAATACAGAATCCAGGGTCGAGGAGAGGAGCAGGTCCAGAGCGACGGACCGGACTGGTGAAGCACGTGGAGCCTCCCAAAAGCAAAGAAACCCAGACAG gttGTCTAATTGAGCAGCTGACGGAGGAGAAGTATGAGTGTATGGTCTGTTGTGAAGTGATTCGGGTCATGGCTCCAGTTTGGAGCTGTCAGAGCTGTTACCACGTATTTCACCTTAACTGCATCAAGAAATGGGCTCGCTCCCCAGCATCTCAAGCTGATG ATGGCAGTGAAGGTTGGCGTTGTCCTGCATGCCAGCATGTGGCTCTCAAAGCCCCTAATGCATACTCCTGCTTCTGTG GAAAGGTGACCAATCCTGAGTTTCAGCGCACTGAGATCCCTCATAGCTGTGGAGATATGTGTGGGAAAAAGCGGAGTGGAGGGGAATGCAATCACCCCTGTAACAT CTTGTGCCATCCTGGGCCCTGCCCACAGTGTCCAGCTTTTATCACAAAGTCCTGCATTTGTGGTAAAATGAG AAAGCAGGTTCGTTGCAGTCAGACAGGACCTCTGCTTTGTGAGGAGGTCTGTGGAGCTCCTCTGAACTGCTCCGAGCACTTCTGTGCCCAGGTGTGCCATTCAGGGCCATGCCAACCCTGTCAACTTCGTGTTCAGCAAG CCTGCTTCTGTGGAGTGGCATTCAGGGAGGTGGCGTGTGGGACTGATCGGGAAAAGTTTGATGGATCAGGACATTTCTCCTGTTGCAAGCCCTGTGGAAA GATGCTTGACTGCCAGTCCCATCGCTGTCAGCAGATCTGCCATCCTGGGCAGTGTCAGTCATGTCCACTCAGCCCCAAGCTGGTGCACAGTTGTTCATGTGGACAGACTTTATTATCTAAGCTTCTGGAGTTTGGCTATCCAGAGAGAAAGAGCTGTACTGACCCGATCCCCTCCTGTGGCAAGACCTGCAACAAGCCGCTGCCATGTGGAGATGGTG ATTCTGTCCACTTGTGTGAAAAGCTCTGCCATGAGGACAGCTGTGGCCCGTGCTCTTTGACCTCATCTATTAAATGCAGATGTGGCAGCAACAGCAAG GAAGTTCCTTGTGCGGCCATTCAGACTGAAC AAGACATGGTGTTTACGTGTGAGAAACGCTGCAACAAGAAGCGCTCCTGCGGCAGGCACAAGTGTGGAGAGTTGTGTTGTGTG GATGTGGAGCATAAGTGCTCAATGATTTGTGGTTACAAACTCAATTGCGGTCTTCACCGATGCCAGGACCTTTGTCACCGTGGGAACTGCCAGCCTTGTTGGCAAACTA GTTTTGATGAGTTGGCGTGCTACTGTGGGGAGACTGTGCTCTTCCCGCCCATCCCTTGTGGAACGAGACCTCCTGAATGTAAAAACTTATGTACCCGAAGTCATGATTGTGATCATCCAG TGTTCCATTCATGCCATAGTGAGGAGAGATGTCCTCCCTGTACCTACCTCACCAAGAAGTGGTGCATGGGTAATCATGAG CAAAGGAGTAATATCCCATGCCACCTGCAGGACATCTCGTGTGGTTTAGTGTGTGACAAGCTCTTACCCTGTGGTTCTCATCACTGTAAGAAAATATGTCACCGTGGGGAATGCCAGGCAGAGGGAGAGTGTAAGCAGCCATGCACTCACCCTAGAGCTAGCTGTGGACACCCCTGTGCTGCTCCGTGCCACCCAGGCACCCCCTGTCCACCCACCATCTGCAGTGCCAAG GTGGCACTGCAGTGTGACTGTGGCCGAAAGAAAGAGACCGTTCCTTGTGCTGATGCAGCCAGTTCCTACCAAAG ATATGCAGCTATTGCCGTTGCCAGTAAGCTGTCAGATATGCAGCTGGGAGAGTCCGTTGACATTGGACCGCTCACAAAGAAAGAGCAGAGAAAGGCCAG GTTGGAGTGTGATCAAGAATGTGCTGCACTGGAGAGGAACAG GCGGCTGGCTGAGGCCCTGCAGATTGATCTGTCAGTGGATCCCTTCAACAAGTCGGCGTCTTCCAAATATAGTGACTCTCTGAAAGAAGATGCAAG gaaAGATTTCAAGTTTGTTAGTGAAATTGAAGAGGAGATTAAGAATTTAGTTGAACTGGTCAACAAG ggtaAACAGCCTAAGAGGAGTCACTGTTTTCCACCTATGAAGCGCGAACATCTGAGAATTATCCATGAGCTAGCGGAGGCATATGGTGTGGAAACCGTCAGCTATGATAGCGAACCCAAGCGCAATGTTGTGGTTACTGCCGTCAG GGGGAAATCAGTGTGTCCTAACACCAGTCTGGCTGCTTTGATTGAAAGGGAAACTGTTTCCAGAGCTCCTCCTCCTATTGCCCACATCAAACAACACACAAGCAA GGCCGACAATAGTAATGCTTGGATGAATCAATCTAAAGAGGAGCCCACAATTGATTATTTTGATGTGCAGGATTGA